The DNA region ATCTTCACGACTTTGTACTAtttgtatgtagcctatagtTGAATACATTAGCCTAGGTCTATTCATTTATTATACAAACCAGTGAGTTGCTGGGCATTTCAAAAGTGTCTCAAGTATGATTACGCACAAGGTGTGATTTGTAGGACGGgatggatgggggggattgtccccactTCTAGTTTTCACATATCCACTTTTACAAGATTTCACTCGTGTTTTAATGTAACTCcactgatattgcttaaaatgTGAAAAGTATCCCCCCTTCTGGATTTTTGACAAATCACACCTTGGTTACGCGCATCCTCAAACGCATCCCCAAAGCTGATGCGTTACTTCATGGTGGGCTCCTCCAGTGGGGCCTTGGCTTGAGGGGATGGGAGAGTCGCCTACTGTCACATCACGCTCTTCCACTCATGTcatgtctcctcatctctctcagtTTGTCTGAAGGGCATCAAAGTTCCCGGCAAGTGTTTCCTTGCGCACCAAGCGAAGAAAACGTTCCACGCCGCCAACGACGACTGCATGGCATTGGGAGGAGTCCTCAGCATTCCGCTGTCCGGCGCTGAGAACGACAAACTTCACGAGTACGCCCGTCAGACCATCAGCCAGGAGGACCACATCTGGTTGGGCAGCAACGATATGGTAACGGAGGGAGACTGGTTTGACCAGAGTGGTACTGGACTGCGCTTTAAGAACTGGGAGACCGAAATCACTCACCAGCCGGACGGTGGTCGCTCCCAGAACTGCGCTACCCTCTCCGCCAACACTGGGAGGTGGTTTGACGACAGCTGCCGGGCTGAAAGAGCCTTTGTGTGCGAGTTCAACATAGTTTGATCTTTGTTAGTGTACAATACAAGTAAAAGCCATTTGTTGGCCAGTATAATCACCTGAAGCTCATAGTATAGCAGTATCTGTGCATGGAAGTGATAGTATACTTGTCAAAGCTGGCCTTTCTTTTTCACCATTGACTGAGGGGTAAGGAAATAACGGATGAAGACCACAAGACCAATGAGGTATCAAATGAAGCACGAAAGAGTGACCTAAGCCCGACCAGGTGATGGAGACAGATAGTGTTTGATGGTGAGGATATTctgaatgtaaaatgtaatgtaaaataggtCAGAGCATACGGTCGTTTTTTATGGTATGACAGAACATGAAGGATCTTTGCTGCTTGCAACTTCTTCACCATTATGAAGAGAATGTGCTGTATGCAATTACTTCAATGATGCAAATGAAACGTATTTCAATAAAACATCACTGCAAGGAATATTTATTTTGGTTCAATATATACAGACATTTCCTTACAGGAAGAAAGTTATTTTAAAAAAGCCTAGGTGGACCTCATatttggccttgtgcatttcagTCAAATCACAGTGTCAATAATGATTATAGTATACTATAAAACATTTCCCAGCAGTGCAGTAAACTCAAGAAAAAAACTCCCTGAAACAAAGAGATATGAAACAAACCTCCTTAAAGTAAAGCAACGAAGATATAAAACAGTTACTAAAACAAACcaaatttaaaaagaaaacaagTATACTCTACAACAAATGACTAAAACAAAAACTACAACCTccataaataataaaacaaaatcacCCAATTACGGCAATGTTCCAAGCTTAAGTCCATATTGTGAAAGAGGAGACATCCTGCACTGTGTCAATATCCTCAGACATACCCTCATCGCATTCTTCTGGCCTGGGGACCCCTATTACAGCAGAACATTTTCCAACCAGTTactaaaattgtaaaaaaaaaaagtttaaaaaaaaaaagctagttTTGTTAAATGCGGGCCTGATGCTGTAGCAGTGTAACAAACTGTTTCCCGGACACCCTGGCAATGCGTCATGGAGGCCCAGGGGTCCCCGAGCCCCACTTTCAGAACTATTGGCTTAACTCTGCACAAGGCATGAACAGGACGCCACATAGTCTGGTACGGGCATCATCACGATGCAGCTGCTGTTCCCATCTGACCTCATATCTGgcgtcacatatacacacacacacacacacacacacacacacacacacacgcacacacacgcacacacacgcacacacaccttatttacCTTGATAAATGGAGTGTGTCACAGTTAAAAGTTCATTTTCACTGCTTATTGTGAAACAAGTTTCCAGGAAAATGGACAATGAAAGAAACACATTCTGAATGTGTGGGTTGGCAAAGTCAGTTGACACTGAGCTTATAtgagtatgacagagagagagagcaagagaaagagagagcaagagagagagagggagagagagattgagaaccTATGACTAATCGGTTCAAAGAGAACTCTGAGGTGTGACAGGCAGAGCCTTGTTTTATATTATCTGACTAAATATGCGGCTCACACAGTAGTCACAGTAGTATTACACATGCTGGGAAGAATGCAACACCTGCAGGTTGATTGACTCTCTGTCATAGAAATGATAATATTACACAAGTTGGGAAAGGTGAATTGTTTGGCTGTGTGGTCCCTCTTGATTGACCTTGAACTCCAACCCAATTCTCAACGCAGAACAACCTCACACCCCTGACACCAACAGAATTGCTCAAATGTTGCAAGTGAGGAAAAGACCTGCAACCTACCTAGGAACTTGGGAATGTTTGCTAGCCTATACTTGTAAAAGAGGAGGGGGCAtttccttaaaggtgcacagtgcatttttagcagtttatttccagaactcatgctattaccaatttcatgaatgcttaccaccaccatcaaattcgaagtattcattatggctaggaaaatggcacttttcatacgtgaaaagggggatcttctccatgtccaccattttgaatgtccaaaaatatacATGTTTAGCTGCCAAACGTTCTGATCTTTGGTCAAACaagtaaatattattttattacttggtaaatattcatgagcaGAATAGTTacaatacttactctggccaccatcctacacagtacacctttaaatgTCGGAAAGTCCCTCTGTTACTTGGGTATgaagtaaagtatgaaagtaaaaaaaatagataTCAAAATAAATGACAGCTACCAAAAACATTGCCGTTGTAAATGTAGAAAAAATATGTCTTTGGAAATTTGTGGCACTAACTCCTTAACATGGATGTGATTTGGCTTAATCTCCTTTATTTGGCCCAGTGTCCGGCACGCTACCGTTTCTTGGAAAGCTTTCCTTGGCAATAGTAGTGAAGCACAAAAATCTCCCCAATTTCTTATAAGGCAAAGACCAACGAGCAGGAGTCTTCGGATGTCAGGCCCGGGCTTGTGCAGTACCTGGCTCACGTTTCCAAAGTCATTTCCTGCTCAGGGGCAGTTCCAAACATGACGTGGCATGATACAGTATGGAGcccccaaagagagagagagagagagagagagagatagagagagagaaaatgagacagagcgagcaaagagaaagagagatgattgGAAATCTGGGGCAAGGGGGAGACACGTCCCATTCATCCCCTACTCATAGCTCCATGGTCCTCTCAGTCAGCCCATCGTCATCTATCCGTACAGACATGTCATTCCAATGCTGATTTACTGACTGACTCACACATCCACAGGCACTTGCTGGACCTGCAGGGCTTCTGAGCAGGGCGAGAGGGGCTCTggacttctcctcccctctcctcctcccaagaCCTCCTCACTCTTGCCTGTATTCAACTTCTTGTCCTCctgagtagtagtggtggtagtggtaatgCCCTCAGAGAGAGGAACAAACGGCCTGTACACGCCCacctccgcctctcctcctccatccccattgGCTTCCTTCTCTTTGAGGGGCGTGGTCTCAGAGTTCCCGTTGGACGGCTTGTAGGTGTCCATGGCGATGGGCTCTCCGTAGCGGTCGGTGTTGTCGTCGTTGTCCTGCAGGAGGTGTCCATAGACCAGCGTGTCCTCGATGTAGTCGTAGATGTGCGCGTCTTCATCGTCCTCCACCGTCTTGGGCGGCCCATGCAGACCCGGCAGGAACATGTGGCCGTTGGGG from Engraulis encrasicolus isolate BLACKSEA-1 chromosome 5, IST_EnEncr_1.0, whole genome shotgun sequence includes:
- the clec3ba gene encoding tetranectin isoform X1 encodes the protein MHLRNAKLLLFCVLFIAQPSFQQSSKKKNGKKDGSNTAAIEELKKQVEIIMQEINLLKEQQALQTVCLKGIKVPGKCFLAHQAKKTFHAANDDCMALGGVLSIPLSGAENDKLHEYARQTISQEDHIWLGSNDMVTEGDWFDQSGTGLRFKNWETEITHQPDGGRSQNCATLSANTGRWFDDSCRAERAFVCEFNIV
- the clec3ba gene encoding tetranectin isoform X2 translates to MQEINLLKEQQALQTVCLKGIKVPGKCFLAHQAKKTFHAANDDCMALGGVLSIPLSGAENDKLHEYARQTISQEDHIWLGSNDMVTEGDWFDQSGTGLRFKNWETEITHQPDGGRSQNCATLSANTGRWFDDSCRAERAFVCEFNIV